The Salvelinus fontinalis isolate EN_2023a chromosome 34, ASM2944872v1, whole genome shotgun sequence region AGAGCTGGGTACAGCTGTGAGATGATGTGATGTCATTAACAGACATTTTAAAATGGGGCGCGCATTCAGCCATGCGATTTGTGTAGATGTGTAACATAAACTCCATATTCTAACGCGTTTACATATTTCTGCTATGGCATGCATCTGTTTAATATAGGGTGTAACTGAAGTGCTGTGTGAAGCTTGTGAACAGTTGGGATGGAAGACTCCTACAAAGATCCAGGTAGAGGCTATACCTGTAGCCTTACAAGGTGAGTTAAGTTGGATGGAGGTGGTTGAATGTTCTTGTTTGTGCCATGTATAAAACGGTTGGTAAAGACCTGTCTTCTAGGCGGAAGGTCTCATGTCTGTCTGTACAATCACGATGCACTTTCACGATGCACTTTCTTCTCTCCTATCTCAGGAAAGGATGTAATTGGCTTAGCAGAGACCGGCTCAGGGAAGACCGGTGCGTTTGCTCTGCCCATCCTGCAGTCACTCCTCGCTTCCGCTCAGAGGCTGCACACACTCATACTCACCCCCACCAGAGAGCTGGCTTTCCAGATAGCAGAGCAGTTTGAGGCCCTGGGCTCCAGCATCGGAGTCAAGACTGGTACGTGGGCATTGGAAGGAGTAGAAACATATTTGAAGGAACTCAAGTGTCATGTGACTGTTTTAACTCGCTTGTCTTTTtttctgtttcagctgttataGTTGGAGGAATTGACATGATGTCCCAATCCCTGGTCCTGGCCAAGAAACCTCACATTGTCATTGGTGAGAAAATAACTTAATCCCTTTCAGTTGCATAATATGGTACCCTCTTAAGTGCATTCCTGGTTGATACTAATTGTGTATGTAATAACAGCCACCCCCGGGCGGTTGATAGACCACTTAGAGAACACAAAAGGCTTCTCACTGCGAGCGCTGAAGTTCCTGGTGATGGATGAGGCAGACCGGATCCTCAACATGGACTTTGAGACTGAGGTGGACAAGATCCTAAAGGTTATTCCCAGAGACAGACGCACGTTTCTCTTCTCTGCCACCATGACCAAAAAGGTACCCACATAATAGCCCCTATTATCTATTCCTTTTAGTTCTTCATTTGAGACTTGTCAGAGTATCCCTAACACCTGGCCTGTCACACTAACCCTTCTATGTCTCTATATTTACCAAGGTCGCAAAGCTGCAGAGGGCAGCTCTGAAGGATCCAGTTAAATGTGCCGTTAACACCAAGTACTCAACAGTAGAAAAACTGCAGCAGTACTACGTCTTTATACCCTCCAAATACAAGGTACTTGAAGTTTGATGTTCTAATGGTAATTGTTCTTGGAGAAGTCAGAAGCTGTGTATGGTTAGTGTTGGATTGTAAGTTAACTGGCTGTGTCTCCAGGATTGTTACCTGGTATCCATCATCAACGAGCTGGCTGGGAACTCCTTCATGATCTTCTGCAGTACATGTAACAATGCCCAGCGGGTGGCACTGCTGCTCAGGAACTTGGGCATCACTGCCATCCCCCTGCATGGGCAGATGAGTCAGGTACCCCCCTTATCcaaacactactgtctaccaaCATACTCACTCCAAATATCATACTCTAACACTTCCAAATGTTTTACACATCAGTGAAATCTGCATGTAAGAAAGTATAAATAATGTCTTTCTCTGTTGGTCAGAACAAACGTCTGGGGTCGCTGAACAAGTTCAAGTCTAAGTCTCGCTCTGTGTTGCTGGCGACGGACGTGGCATCAAGAGGACTGGACATTCCACATGTAGACTGTGTTATTAACTACGACATCCCAACCCACTCAAAGGTATCAGTCTTGTGTGGATGTTTCTCCCTGGTCTGCAGTCTCTTCAATGTTATCACAAATGAGGGACCCAACCGAGCAACTTGAGTGGCATTttatcatgtgtgtgtttgtactcaGGACTACATCCACAGAGTGGGGCGAACCGCAAGAGCAGGACGGTCTGGAAAATCCATCACATTTGTCACACAGTAAGGGCCACCTTTATGCTCGCTCTCAACCAATCTTATTAAAATTGGTTACTTCGTCCAAAGATTTTCTTCTGGTTGACATATTGACCTCTCAGGTATGATGTGGAGCTGTTCCAGCGAATCGAAACTCTGATTGGCAAGAAGCTGCCTGCCTTCCCCACGCAGGAGGAGGAAGTGATGATGCTGGTGGAGAGAGTGAGCGAGGCGCAGCGATTCGCCAGAATTGTGAGTCTCAATCAGTGTCTTTTCAGCAATGTCGTCATCCATTGTAATAGCTCTAAAGTCAGTCACGATAACCTCTTTCCCTCTCAGGAAATGAAGGAACAAGGAGAAAAGAGGAAGAGGcccagaggagaagagggggatgacacagAGCAGTCCAGCGGTGTGAGGAAGAAAGTAAGAGGTGGCGCTGGTAGTGGTGGCGGAGGGGGGggaagaggtggaggtggaggaaaaAACCGTGGCGGAGCAGCATGGCGAGGAGGACGTTAAAGTTTCCAGTAGAGTAACACAATACTGTACATATTGTCAGATACTATGTCATTTTCTCCTTGATATAAAACATCTATGGTTATTAACGGAGGCCGCTTTCTTTACAACCACCACATCATGGAGACAGGCTATTTAATTACCAATGACTTGTTCAATTTCCTAATCAGTATTTCCATTTGTAATAAAATGTTTATGTAATATCAAGATCATGTTCAGTGAGTTGTGTTGTGTTCACAATTTGATAATAAAGCTTTGGTCAACATGAATGGAATCCTGATATGAGAATATCTTCATGAATTTCTATAAAACCTTTTGAAAGTAGATTAGCAATGCAAGTGACATGAACAGGGTTGAACTATATTTGTGGAATAATGGTGAAAATAGACTTTAAACCAACAATGACCTATATTTCCCGGAAGATAATGGTACAAATAAGCCCCACCAATTTGAACACAAGATGGGGGTGTTGCATATCATGATATCTAACCATTTACTCTGTGGTAGCTTATTGTAACATTTGTACCATGTCAAATATCACTCCATGCAATACCTAATGAACATAAACACTTTAGATCGTTATTTGCATCAACAGCGTGTTAATGACAGAAGGGACAAATACGTGCACTGATCATAATGATTTAACCGAAAGGAAATGAATTAGAACACTTTTTTTATCATGTTGAGGGTCCGGTTGAAGATGGTGTCATGAACAGGTGGAACGATGGACCAGAAATCATTACTGTGAAAATAGTTGGTTTTCTCTGAGGGTCGTTATTTTTAGCCAATAGGAGGCGAGGGTGCTAGAGACTGCAGTGTGAGAATCCAATTGTGTTTTAGCCGCATCTAGTAGGCGTGTGCAGTGCATAGACTTTCATAACTAGATATTATATTCACCACATGTGGCTTCAGAATAAAACACGATTTGTATTTGTTTATCATTAGACGTCTGTTTGTCAGAGGATATCAACACTGTAGAAAATACAGCACGTAAAGCGTCACAATGAGCTATTGGTCAATATTCATGTCTGCACAACCCATCGTAGGCGGAGTAACAGCGGTCAGATCTGTTCGGTTGAGGGGCCCAACCATAGGGGCAGTGTCTTTGGTGCATACCAAAGCCTAGACAGATGCCTGAATATCAATTGTGTTGTTGCACAAAGTGTTATTAAAGAGGGAGGTCGGTCTATTCGTGTGAACAGTTGTCCTCGTTTCTTCCCTCACAGCACCAGGTAAATTACCAGCTCTTTTAGGAATAATTGTAATTCTACATGGTTACATTAGCAACTTGAAGACTGTGCGGCTGGATGGATTTAGGCTAAATAGCGTAACTGTGAAGGTACTAGCAATGATGTCGATATTTTACGTTCAGGACTATTACCCAGATACATTACCCAGATACGTTGAATTAAAATATGTTAAAGGCATATATTGCGTTATATTTATTGAAGATTTTAATTGAATGAAATTGAAATTATGACTTTAGAGATGTTGCTACACCAAAATTGACTCCCTTGACCAGTAGAGCTCTGCATGATTTCAGATGGTTTTTGTTATTATCAAAGTGGTTAAATGTCAGATAACGTGCAGCTATCTGAATCTATGTGATCTATAATAGCGATATAGGTTGTTCAGGGACCAGCTGATCTAA contains the following coding sequences:
- the LOC129833243 gene encoding probable ATP-dependent RNA helicase DDX47, producing MADDSEKSVEIKTDGAKDEDSSSDDDNSNVNITEKNEPVKTFKDLGVTEVLCEACEQLGWKTPTKIQVEAIPVALQGKDVIGLAETGSGKTGAFALPILQSLLASAQRLHTLILTPTRELAFQIAEQFEALGSSIGVKTAVIVGGIDMMSQSLVLAKKPHIVIATPGRLIDHLENTKGFSLRALKFLVMDEADRILNMDFETEVDKILKVIPRDRRTFLFSATMTKKVAKLQRAALKDPVKCAVNTKYSTVEKLQQYYVFIPSKYKDCYLVSIINELAGNSFMIFCSTCNNAQRVALLLRNLGITAIPLHGQMSQNKRLGSLNKFKSKSRSVLLATDVASRGLDIPHVDCVINYDIPTHSKDYIHRVGRTARAGRSGKSITFVTQYDVELFQRIETLIGKKLPAFPTQEEEVMMLVERVSEAQRFARIEMKEQGEKRKRPRGEEGDDTEQSSGVRKKVRGGAGSGGGGGGRGGGGGKNRGGAAWRGGR